The Actinomycetota bacterium genomic interval GATCACCGAGCCGATGCCCTTGGCGTCCATGAGGCTGGCCACGTCGGCGACGTTGTAGTGCGGGCCGACGGTGACGACCTCCTTGGTCATGACCTCCGAGACCTCCACGAGGCGGTCCTCCTTTCAGCGACGCCAGAGGGTCCGGCCGGGCCGCCATCAGCGCCCCGGCCTCTGCCTCTGAGCCTACTCCTCGCTAGACTCAGCCGGGGAAGCCCTACCCTAAAGGAGCCGACGGCCATGGCGGAGAACTCCTACGATGTCGTAGTCCTGGGGAGCGGCACCGGCGGGTACTCGACCGCGATCCGGGCGGCCGGCCTGGGCCTCACGGTCGCCCTGGTGGAGAAGGAGGACCGCTGCGGCGGGACCTGCCTCAACTGGGGCTGCATCCCGACCAAGGCGCTGCTGCACGCCGCCGAGGTGATGGACGGCGTCCACGAGGCGTCCGAGCGCTGGGGCATCAAGGCCACGGTCGAGTCGATCGACTACTCGGCCACGGTGGCCAACCGCGAGGACATCGTCACCAAGAACGTCAAGGGGCTCGAAGGGCACCTGAAGAAGGACGGCATCGCGATCGTCCGCGGGCGCGGGCGGGTCACCGGGCCGCGGACCGTCGACGTCGAGGGGACCGGGGAGCTGACCGCGGGCCGGGCCCTGGTCCTGGCCACCGGCTCCCAGCCCAGGTCGATCCCCGGCCTGGAGATCGACGGCGAGCGGGTGATCAACTCCGACCACGCGCTGAAGCTCGACTACCTGCCCAAGTCGGTGATCGTGCTCGGCGCCGGGGCGGTCGGGGTCGAGTTCGCCTCGTTCTGGCGCTCCATGGGCGCCGAGGTGACGATCGTCGAGGTCCTGCCCGGCCTGGTCCCGCTGGAGGACGCCGACAGCCAGCGCGAGCTGGCCCGGGCGTTCAAGAAGCGCGGCATCACCTCGATGGTCGACACCAAGCTGGAGGACGCCAAGGTCACCGACGAGCAGGTCACGGTGACGGTCAAGGACGCCAAGGGCAAGGCCTCGGAGGTGTCGGCCGAGCTGCTGCTGGTGGCCACCGGCCGCGGCCCGGTCACCAAGGACCTGGGCTACGAGGAGCTCGGGGTCAA includes:
- the lpdA gene encoding dihydrolipoyl dehydrogenase, with product MAENSYDVVVLGSGTGGYSTAIRAAGLGLTVALVEKEDRCGGTCLNWGCIPTKALLHAAEVMDGVHEASERWGIKATVESIDYSATVANREDIVTKNVKGLEGHLKKDGIAIVRGRGRVTGPRTVDVEGTGELTAGRALVLATGSQPRSIPGLEIDGERVINSDHALKLDYLPKSVIVLGAGAVGVEFASFWRSMGAEVTIVEVLPGLVPLEDADSQRELARAFKKRGITSMVDTKLEDAKVTDEQVTVTVKDAKGKASEVSAELLLVATGRGPVTKDLGYEELGVKLDRGFVVPKRWETLETDVEGVYAVGDLLPPPSLALAHASFAEGMLIAETVAGQSSPPIDYAGIPRVTFSTPEVASVGLTEAQAKEQGHEVVVNKFPFNATAKGLIHGQGGMVKVVAAKDGPVLGIHLVGARVTDLVAEAMLIYNWEALPIDVAQYIHPHPTLSEALGEAHLTLAGRPFHQL